In Canis aureus isolate CA01 chromosome 12, VMU_Caureus_v.1.0, whole genome shotgun sequence, a genomic segment contains:
- the LCE7A gene encoding late cornified envelope protein 7A, which translates to MSCQQNQQKCQLPAKCLPKCPPKRPPQALQAPQVPQASAPCPAPCPAPCPPPAPSCCVPSCCITSFRGCCSLGSHGFPGVCLGQPQPSNCWEREPSGCSSFCHRFGGCS; encoded by the coding sequence ATGTCCTGCCAGCAAAACCAGCAGAAGTGCCAGCTACCTGCCAAGTGCCTCCCCAAGTGTCCACCCAAGCGTCCACCTCAGGCCCTGCAGGCCCCACAGGTGCCACAGGCCTCAgctccatgtccagctccctgcccagccccctgccccccgcctgccccctccTGCTGTGTCCCCAGTTGCTGTATCACTAGCTTCAGAGGCTGCTGCTCTCTAGGGTCTCACGGGTTTCCAGGAGTCTGTCTAGGCCAGCCCCAGCCTTCCAACTGCTGGGAGAGGGAGCCTTCTGGGTGTTCTAGTTTTTGCCATAGATTTGGGGGCTGCAGCTGA